A stretch of Mya arenaria isolate MELC-2E11 chromosome 14, ASM2691426v1 DNA encodes these proteins:
- the LOC128216661 gene encoding uncharacterized protein LOC128216661: MDPAACRALAKKYKNDVQDKLKKYDVLRDLDVFVLDNSIRESTVGQLKGHTLEDKWAIYNVTKKCGFKNTIVASFNQMTSVDDVFIKDLIAKGEDPEGLWAFSEITESIKKKVPDTKKLPVGLRMMQSAGLRNVIFEVDLGDSTYDFDKFSVDQLCAHLEKLVRWCFKNLSKKAKILFNLRDPPEAMAGDADRVFRVLSFLSNLPKEIQLFGLIFEEPRGKSLPEECGTWAKYIRKVMDDAKWKGHLLVHVHEKFGYLDATALEVLMNGANGIWASVCNEGAAMGNASSCVTLINLVRLGNKKVLQRYNCAFLRQAAITVTEISTGNPPHKNQPVYGARALDFVYDFTKEEFDLASFFGETAPIRITTVASPEMIRLHLVNLFGKDKSFTFDQAYKMKKVMLADLRRGRKEEYMSKVGLAILLDRSGGKVTPAMRDAIESDTLLTPHAQNLLTEIRARWDEWDLKEDEKDRGDNMLQFDSFYNAFMAPYFSCYRCNDTRKGLQCLDMDSDGMVDWSEFLVYLKWALHQYPDVRDSSELIDVAFRKGLIPAMRDEILRQHGTK, translated from the exons ATGGATCCTGCAGCGTGTCGAGCACTTGCAAAGAAGTATAAAAATGACGTTCAAGATAAGCTTAAGAAGTATGACGTCCTACGTGATTTGGATGTTTTCGTTTTGGATAACTCGATTCGCGAGAGCACTGTTGGACAACTGAAAGGACATACTCTGGAAGATAAATGGGCAATCTACAATGTGACGAAAAAATGCGgctttaaaaatacaatagtGGCCAGCTTTAACCAGATGACTAGCGTCGATGACGTTTTCATAAAGGATCTGATTGCAAAAGGGGAGGACCCCGAGGGACTTTGGGCCTTCTCCGAAATCACGGAAA GTATAAAGAAAAAGGTCCCTGACACAAAGAAGTTGCCTGTCGGACTACGAATGATGCAGTCTGCTGGTTTGCGAAACGTCATTTTTGAGGTTGACCTTGGTGACTCTACCTATGACTTCGACAAATTTAGCGTCGATCAACTTTGCGCTCACCTTGAAAAGTTAGTGCGATGGTGCTTTAAAAACCTCAGCAAGAAGgctaaaattttgtttaatttgcgTGATCCACCCGAGGCCATGGCCGGGGATGCCGATCGCGTGTTCAGGGTgctttcatttctttcaaacctACCGAAAGAGATCCAGTTGTTTGGATTGATTTTTGAGGAGCCACGAGGAAAGTCTTTGCCGGAAGAATGTGGTACTTGGGCCAAGTATATTCGAAAGGTTATGGACGACGCAAAATGGAAAGGACACCTTCTTGTTCATGTGCATGAAAAGTTTGGATATCTCGATGCAACTGCCCTAGAG gtACTGATGAACGGGGCCAATGGGATATGGGCAAGCGTCTGTAACGAGGGAGCGGCGATGGGGAACGCTTCATCATGTGTGACTCTCATCAATCTCGTTCGCCTTGGTAACAAAAAGGTCCTGCAGCGTTATAACTGCGCTTTTCTTCGCCAGGCCGCAATAACCGTAACGGAAATAAGCACTGGAAATCCGCCGCATAAGAATCAGCCTGTATACGGCGCCCGGGCTTTAGATTTCGTTTATGATTTTACTAAGGAGGAGTTTGACCTTGCAAGCTTCTTTGGAGAAACGGCTCCTATTCGAATCACAACTGTAGCCTCACCTGAGATGATTCGCTTACATCTAGTGAATTTGTTTGGTAAAGATAAAAGCTTCACGTTTGATCAAgcatacaaaatgaaaaaagtcaTGCTTGCGGACTTAAGACGTGGAAG AAAGGAAGAATACATGAGCAAGGTTGGACTTGCGATCCTCCTTGATCGCTCTGGAGGTAAAGTAACACCAGCAATGAGGGATGCAATAGAATCAGACACCCTTCTCACTCCACACGCTCAAAATCTCCTTACGGAGATCCGCGCACGCTGGGACGAGTGGGACCTTAAGGAGGATGAAAAGGACCGAGGGGACAACATGTTACAATTTGATTCGTTTTACAACGCGTTTATGGCGCCCTATTTCTCTTGCTACCGTTGCAACGACACCAGAAAAGGGCTGCAG TGTCTGGACATGGATTCTGACGGAATGGTGGACTGGTCAGAATTCCTCGTGTATCTCAAATGGGCGCTTCACCAGTACCCTGACGTCAGAGACTCCAGCGAGCTCATAGATGTCGCCTTCCGGAAGGGACTCATTCCCGCTATGAGAGACGAAATTCTGCGGCAGCACGGAACCAAATAA